Proteins encoded together in one Rhipicephalus sanguineus isolate Rsan-2018 chromosome 9, BIME_Rsan_1.4, whole genome shotgun sequence window:
- the LOC119405704 gene encoding uncharacterized protein K02A2.6-like, whose translation MKGGDEDNEDFHESWTRRAMSVGRPPVFEGTWSTFRVRLEAYFEAQDITDATKRRAVLVASLPDSAIRVIQGRCHPRQINALNYDDAVKHLEEYYAPEVNEIASTLVIVDTPGPALCGRDTIKAFNNCGVAMMIPNFVANLNTRKEDRTSQQLQTLLKEFEDVFSPGLGLYKGPPVKLILRENATPRFCKARTVPYALTTKVSDALDRLVADGVISPVMAAEWATPVVPVVKTDGSIRLCGDFRLTVNVATVTEQYPLPRVDDIFARLNGGEVFSTLDLTQAYNQLPLDNEAKKLTVINTHKGLFCFNRLPFGISSAPAIFQRHMDSLFKDLPGVQAYLDDIIVAEKRNDTSLLKQVLQRLRDYGLRLNIKKCKFRQEEVTFLGHRVDANGLKPKDDNIEAVLQAPVPKSQVKFWIKKGWPKFFSEEQTRFRPYFSKKAELTYYQDLVYWGHRIVLPTALNRRILDLLHETHPGMATMKNIARSLFWFPGLDGEIERLVRECPACVQAAAMPPAQTPVPWPTTGEKWSRLHADYAGPIEGHMILVVVDSETKWIEAVPTKSATAEVTVEALRAMFARFGLPRTLVTDNGPQFTGFHFRNFLAQNQLGPQATTSSAGCPQSMKPQAVPALRALSIKLM comes from the exons ATGAAAGG tggcgacgaagacaacgAGGACTTCCACGAGTCCTGGACCCGCAGAGCCATGAGCGTGGGACGGCCACCAGTGTTTGAGGGAACGTGGTCAACGTTCCGAGTTCGCCTCGAAGCATACTTCGAAGCGCAAGACATCACGGACGCGACGAAGCGACGAGCGGTGTTAGTGGCCTCGCTACCGGACAGCGCGATTCGAGTGATCCAGGGACGTTGCCATCCGAGGCAAATCAACGCACTCAACTACGACGACGCCGTAAAGCACCTCGAAGAGTACTACGCCCCGGAAGTCAACGAAATAGCG AGTACCCTGGTTATCGTCGATACTCCTGGACCAGCGCTGTGCGGAAGGGACACGATCAAGGCGTTTAACAACTGTGGAGTGGCCATGATGATTCCAAATTTCGTCGCAAACCTCAACACGCGCAAGGAAGACCGCACAAGCCAGCAACTTCAGACCTTGCTCAAGGAGTTCGAAGATGTGTTTTCGCCAGGTTTAGGACTATACAAAGGTCCACCTGTGAAGCTGATCTTGAGAGAAAACGCCACGCCCCGCTTTTGCAAAGCACGTACGGTGCCATATGCTTTGACGACCAAAGTGTCCGATGCTTTGGACCGATTAGTGGCAGACGGCGTTATATCACCGGTTATGGCAGCAGAATGGGCGACGCCGGTGGTTCCAGTAGTTAAAACTGATGGGTCCATTCGACTGTGTGGCGATTTTCGGCTGACAGTGAACGTGGCCACCGTGACTGAGCAGTACCCATTACCTCGTGTGGACGACATCTTCGCAAGACTGAATGGCGGTGAAGTATTTAGTACACTGGATTTGACTCAAGCGTACAACCAGCTGCCCCTGGATAACGAGGCCAAGAAGCTGACTGTCATAAACACTCACAAGGGCCTATTTTGTTTCAATAGGCTTCCTTTTGGAATTAGCTCAGCTCCGGCCATCTTCCAGAGGCATATGGATTCCCTGTTCAAGGATCTTCCGGGTGTACAAGCCTATCTGGATGACATCATAGTGGCCGAAAAGCGCAATGACACTTCATTGCTAAAGCAAGTCCTGCAGCGCTTACGTGACTATGGGCTCAGACTAAACATTAAGAAATGCAAATTCAGACAAGAAGAAGTCACCTTTCTTGGACATCGAGTCGATGCTAATGGGCTCAAACCGAAGGACGACAACATTGAAGCAGTTCTCCAAGCACCGGTCCCCAAGTCG CAAGTGAAGTTTTGGATCAAGAAAGGCtggccgaaatttttttctgaagaACAGACCCGCTTCCGGCCATACTTCAGTAAGAAGGCTGAACTCACGTACTACCAAGACTTAGTCTACTGGGGACACCGCATCGTGCTTCCCACCGCTCTAAACCGACGTATCTTGGACTTGCTCCATGAAACGCACCCAGGCATGGCGACCATGAAGAACATTGCAAGATCCCTGTTTTGGTTTCCGGGGCTAGACGGTGAGATCGAGCGATTGGTGCGGGAGTGTCCTGCTTGCGTACAGGCTGCAGCGATGCCTCCAGCGCAAACACCTGTACCATGGCCCACGACGGGAGAGAAATGGAGCCGGCTGCACGCTGACTATGCTGGTCCTATTGAAGGACACATGATACTGGTAGTCGTGGATTCCGAAACGAAGTGGATAGAAGCAGTCCCAACGAAATCTGCAACAGCAGAAGTGACAGTGGAGGCTCTCAGGGCGATGTTTGCAAGGTTCGGTCTACCTCGTACTCTTGTGACGGATAACGGACCTCAGTTCACGGGCTTCCACTTCCGCAATTTCCTGGCTCAGAACCAA CTTGGTCCGCAAGCCACaactagcagtgctggctgccctcagtccatGAAGCCACAGGCAGTTcccgccctgcgtgccctgtcgatcaaactgatgTGA